One window of Sulfurospirillum sp. 1612 genomic DNA carries:
- a CDS encoding AIPR family protein, protein MNELEEFYDDFMQQVYTSADVGEDFKESQFFDKALEYIIDEGSVEDYTYLPFKKIGMKIDGFEFIEDREILNLFICDFEDDCELKSLRNSDIELNIKRLIKFFNQSIEKKLYEDLEETSPGYAISYFLYQNQNRFKTINIIYISNKLLSKSVKQLPKEQIKDYKVLYDIWEMKRFFDIDTSKNKNETLIINFEEDFNSLIPSLPAHISSSPYRSYLCVINGKVLASLYEKYGAKLLESNVRSFLQFRAKINKGIRKTINDNPSMFFAYNNGLTATAEDIKLTDKNEIKSLKNFQIVNGGQTTASLFNTMKMDKVDLSDIFVQMKLTIIDDENVNEVVPNISRFANTQNKVSDADFFSNDIYHIRMEEKSRRIWAPAQEGQLNKTKWFYERARGQYLELQSKLTDAKKREFKEINPKNQLFSKTDLAKYLMVWEEKPHIVSQGAQKNFLAFGNIIVPMWNKNDKEFNDLYYMHAIAKIIIFKTCDKIVFKEPWYGGYKANIVAYTLSTISYLLSKEKLSIDYSNIWKNQRIDQYFEDEIKNISKYINTYISKTPENFTNISEWCKKELCWTKLKDIINNTDDLILSKEFKENMISQQQLNYENKEAKKEQKIDNELHLLKKLFHISTDNWNEIINWGNEKRMLIETEIKLLQKIRDVNITGKIPTDKEQKRIIQIINKLVDEGMSSIDF, encoded by the coding sequence ATGAATGAATTAGAAGAATTTTATGATGATTTTATGCAACAAGTTTACACATCTGCTGATGTTGGAGAAGACTTTAAAGAAAGCCAATTCTTTGATAAAGCTTTAGAATATATAATAGATGAAGGTAGTGTAGAAGATTATACGTATTTACCCTTTAAAAAAATTGGAATGAAAATAGATGGATTTGAGTTTATTGAAGATAGAGAGATTTTAAATTTATTTATTTGTGATTTTGAGGATGATTGTGAGCTAAAATCATTGAGGAACTCAGATATTGAGTTAAATATCAAAAGATTAATTAAATTTTTCAATCAATCAATAGAAAAAAAACTATATGAAGATTTAGAAGAAACATCTCCTGGTTATGCAATATCTTATTTTTTATATCAAAATCAAAATAGATTTAAAACTATAAATATCATTTATATAAGTAATAAATTATTAAGTAAAAGTGTTAAACAATTACCTAAGGAACAAATAAAAGACTATAAAGTTTTATATGATATTTGGGAAATGAAAAGATTTTTCGATATTGATACTTCAAAAAATAAGAATGAAACACTGATTATAAATTTTGAAGAAGATTTCAATAGCTTAATACCATCATTACCTGCACATATTTCTTCTTCACCTTATCGTTCATATTTGTGTGTTATCAATGGAAAAGTTTTGGCAAGCCTTTACGAAAAATATGGTGCTAAATTATTAGAATCAAATGTTAGAAGTTTTTTACAATTCCGAGCTAAAATAAACAAAGGTATTAGAAAAACTATTAATGATAATCCAAGTATGTTTTTTGCTTACAATAATGGATTAACAGCAACTGCTGAAGATATTAAACTTACCGATAAGAATGAAATTAAATCTCTAAAAAATTTTCAAATAGTTAATGGTGGACAAACTACAGCTTCATTATTTAATACTATGAAGATGGATAAAGTTGACTTATCTGACATATTTGTACAAATGAAGTTAACAATAATCGATGATGAAAATGTCAATGAGGTTGTCCCCAATATTTCAAGATTTGCAAATACTCAAAATAAAGTAAGTGATGCTGATTTTTTCTCAAATGATATTTATCATATTCGAATGGAGGAAAAATCAAGAAGAATTTGGGCACCAGCACAAGAAGGACAACTAAATAAAACTAAATGGTTTTATGAAAGAGCTAGAGGTCAATATCTTGAATTACAATCTAAATTAACAGATGCAAAAAAAAGAGAATTTAAGGAAATTAATCCAAAAAATCAATTATTCTCTAAAACTGATTTAGCTAAATATTTAATGGTTTGGGAAGAAAAACCTCATATAGTAAGTCAAGGTGCTCAAAAAAATTTCCTAGCTTTTGGTAATATTATTGTTCCAATGTGGAATAAAAATGATAAAGAGTTTAATGATCTCTATTATATGCATGCAATAGCAAAAATTATAATTTTTAAAACATGTGATAAAATTGTATTTAAAGAACCATGGTATGGCGGGTATAAAGCAAATATTGTAGCATACACATTATCGACAATTTCATATTTACTTTCAAAAGAGAAGTTAAGCATTGATTATTCTAATATATGGAAAAATCAAAGAATTGATCAATATTTTGAGGATGAAATCAAGAATATAAGCAAATATATAAATACTTATATTTCAAAAACACCTGAAAATTTTACAAATATATCTGAATGGTGTAAAAAAGAATTGTGTTGGACTAAATTAAAAGATATTATTAATAATACTGATGATTTGATTCTATCGAAAGAATTTAAAGAAAATATGATTTCTCAACAACAATTAAATTATGAGAATAAAGAAGCTAAAAAAGAACAAAAGATAGATAATGAATTACACTTACTAAAAAAATTATTTCATATTTCTACAGATAATTGGAATGAAATAATTAATTGGGGAAATGAAAAAAGAATGTTAATTGAAACAGAAATAAAATTACTTCAAAAAATTAGAGATGTAAATATAACTGGTAAAATACCCACAGATAAGGAACAAAAAAGAATAATACAAATAATAAATAAACTTGTAGATGAAGGAATGTCTTCTATTGATTTTTAA
- a CDS encoding PD-(D/E)XK motif protein, protein MTNNPWKKIKNSGKKSNINGILADKNNILEFYWAKDINGSLLFVMKTNSKLTINKLPKLNGISLKIGTYNNIEQLIFTLSSSEDKDIFYTLCKDLIKSSKNSTNEEIAVKIIFRRLEKWQYFLKNSKKIIDKRQLKGLVGELIFIKEHLLHRYSIDESLNFWKAPLKSVQDFEFNNLAVEVKTKGSVNSITISSFEQLYSEYKNLLLYVVTLNESTDKEDKSFNIFDLINDIKNIIKKKNSLLEEKFNSLLMDYGFLDIEEYSEYYFLFIKDEFYNVRDNFPKIKNIPYGVEKLTYKINLDTCKEFLVEDIPIIFNGDKYE, encoded by the coding sequence ATGACAAATAACCCTTGGAAAAAAATTAAAAATTCAGGGAAAAAAAGTAATATTAATGGTATTTTAGCTGATAAAAATAATATCTTAGAATTCTATTGGGCCAAAGATATTAATGGCAGTTTATTGTTTGTAATGAAAACTAATTCAAAACTTACAATTAATAAGCTTCCTAAATTAAATGGAATATCTTTAAAAATTGGGACATACAATAATATTGAACAATTGATATTTACACTTTCATCAAGTGAAGATAAAGATATCTTTTATACACTATGTAAAGATCTTATAAAATCTTCTAAAAATAGCACTAATGAAGAGATAGCAGTTAAAATAATTTTTAGACGATTAGAAAAATGGCAATATTTTTTAAAAAATTCAAAAAAAATCATAGACAAAAGACAATTAAAAGGTTTAGTTGGAGAACTTATCTTTATAAAAGAACATTTACTGCATAGGTATAGTATTGATGAATCATTAAATTTTTGGAAAGCTCCTTTAAAATCGGTTCAAGATTTTGAATTTAATAATTTAGCAGTTGAGGTTAAAACTAAAGGTTCTGTTAATAGTATTACTATTTCTTCTTTTGAACAATTGTATAGTGAATACAAGAATTTATTACTATACGTGGTTACATTAAATGAAAGTACAGATAAAGAAGATAAATCTTTTAATATTTTTGACCTTATTAATGATATTAAAAACATTATAAAAAAGAAAAATAGTTTACTTGAAGAAAAATTTAATAGTCTTTTAATGGATTATGGTTTTTTGGATATTGAGGAATACTCCGAATATTATTTCTTATTCATTAAAGATGAGTTTTATAATGTTAGAGATAATTTTCCTAAAATAAAAAATATTCCTTATGGAGTAGAAAAACTAACTTACAAAATAAATTTAGATACTTGCAAAGAATTTTTGGTTGAAGATATTCCTATCATTTTTAATGGAGATAAATATGAATGA
- a CDS encoding Z1 domain-containing protein: MNCFEKIKSQLKTLIISNKEIPTKEELNLKIPLFEQVLNCNLSDLDREQLIKEIISENQISIPLGTEVIKKGWEPWLHKIETRSRYYEDRYKDYLLYYENYPPKVVNSIFEKNEKILDYLENPHREGSWIKKGLVMGYVQSGKTANYISLINKAADVGYKLIILIAGIHNNLREQTQKRINEGFIGFDNLEKEIIGVGEINCKRRPGSLTSTLNDFKTSNLRSLGIDPKDYKEPMILVIKKNYRTLDNILKWLRSTTTEERLSEYPLLIIDDEADNASVNTKKNLDEATKINKQIREILKLFVRRCYVGYTATPFANIFINPENDDKVLGEDLFPEDFIIALEAPSNYVGAKKIFLDDSSNILIEIDDNEKFLPVKHTKDFIVEYLPESLYKAVYLFLLSGAIKRLRGIKNKHHSMLINVSFRIDIQEQIKNILYEDVQSMLRFIKYNHNKTLKEILKNDILSSMYRLWEGEYSNLDKFDFQEVLKEIVNYEQLTKVLVINSRNEPLRYSDYDDTGLNVIAIGGYSLSRGFTLEGLTISYFLRNTQMYDTLLQMGRWFGYRDKYEDLCKVFMRAEAIDWYGYIAEVVEELKEELKIMEYYRRSPRDYGLKIKDHPASLIVTARNKMHNARDAIVEVCYSNKLIETRVLSSNLTVIESNLESFDNFILILGEDKIPNSNNYLWNDVSVDYVINFLNNFKNHPLNQSTDTEALVNYIEKGKTEELKIWDVSLINISNNKNYTFKNGFKTGKIRRNAPQEDDVLVISGKNHRVGQPSDEKIGLTPDDIQKATEFAISLKKDKLKGDGLSDEEIEEHLIKVKPIGNHYREFRKKPLLILYIIEVKDSEKFKNVPAYAISFPKISNGDSCDGNRKGLYKVNQKWWEEYIKPYWDEFEEIEEENDK; this comes from the coding sequence ATGAATTGTTTTGAAAAAATAAAAAGTCAGCTTAAAACGTTGATTATAAGTAATAAAGAGATACCCACAAAAGAAGAATTAAATTTAAAAATACCATTATTTGAGCAAGTTTTAAATTGCAATTTATCAGATTTAGATAGAGAACAATTGATCAAAGAAATTATATCAGAAAATCAAATTTCTATACCACTAGGAACCGAAGTAATAAAAAAAGGTTGGGAACCTTGGTTACACAAAATTGAAACAAGAAGTAGATACTATGAAGATAGATACAAAGATTATTTACTTTATTATGAAAATTATCCACCAAAAGTAGTTAATAGTATTTTTGAAAAAAATGAAAAAATACTAGATTATCTAGAGAACCCCCATCGAGAAGGTTCTTGGATTAAAAAAGGTCTTGTTATGGGATATGTGCAATCTGGTAAAACTGCAAATTATATTTCATTGATTAACAAAGCTGCTGATGTAGGTTATAAGCTTATAATTTTGATAGCGGGTATTCATAATAATTTGCGAGAACAAACTCAGAAAAGGATTAATGAAGGTTTTATAGGCTTTGATAATCTTGAAAAGGAAATTATCGGGGTAGGTGAAATAAATTGTAAAAGAAGACCTGGAAGTTTGACAAGTACACTAAATGATTTTAAAACTTCAAATCTTCGTTCTCTTGGTATTGATCCAAAAGACTATAAAGAACCAATGATTCTTGTTATTAAAAAAAATTATAGAACACTTGATAATATTTTAAAATGGTTAAGAAGTACAACAACAGAAGAAAGACTATCAGAATATCCATTATTAATTATTGATGATGAAGCAGATAATGCATCTGTTAATACTAAAAAAAATTTAGATGAAGCGACAAAAATTAATAAACAAATTAGAGAAATATTAAAACTTTTTGTAAGAAGATGTTATGTTGGCTATACAGCAACACCATTTGCTAATATATTTATTAACCCTGAAAATGATGATAAAGTTTTAGGCGAAGATTTATTTCCAGAAGATTTCATTATTGCACTTGAGGCTCCATCTAATTATGTAGGGGCTAAAAAAATATTTTTAGATGATAGTTCTAATATTTTAATAGAAATTGATGATAATGAAAAATTTTTACCTGTTAAACATACTAAAGATTTTATTGTTGAATATCTTCCAGAAAGTTTGTATAAAGCTGTTTATTTATTTTTATTATCAGGTGCTATAAAGCGCTTAAGAGGAATCAAAAATAAACATCATTCAATGTTAATTAATGTTTCTTTTCGTATTGATATTCAAGAACAGATAAAAAATATTCTTTATGAAGATGTTCAATCCATGCTACGTTTTATAAAATATAATCATAACAAAACTCTAAAAGAAATCCTAAAAAATGACATACTTTCCTCAATGTATCGCTTATGGGAAGGTGAGTATTCAAATTTAGATAAATTTGATTTTCAAGAAGTTCTTAAAGAAATAGTAAATTATGAACAATTAACTAAAGTATTAGTAATTAATAGTAGAAATGAACCTTTAAGATATAGTGATTATGATGACACAGGATTAAATGTTATTGCTATAGGTGGGTATTCTCTTTCAAGGGGTTTTACATTAGAAGGTTTAACTATAAGTTATTTTTTAAGAAATACTCAGATGTATGATACATTATTACAAATGGGAAGATGGTTTGGATACAGAGATAAATACGAGGATTTATGTAAAGTATTTATGAGAGCAGAAGCAATTGATTGGTATGGATATATTGCAGAGGTAGTTGAAGAATTAAAAGAAGAACTAAAAATTATGGAATATTATAGGCGTAGTCCTCGTGATTATGGATTAAAAATCAAAGATCATCCTGCATCTTTGATTGTAACAGCTAGAAACAAAATGCACAATGCTAGAGATGCAATTGTTGAAGTTTGTTATTCAAATAAGCTTATTGAAACTAGGGTGTTAAGCAGTAATCTGACTGTAATTGAAAGTAATCTTGAATCTTTTGATAATTTTATTCTAATTCTTGGAGAAGATAAAATACCTAATTCCAATAATTATTTATGGAATGATGTTTCTGTAGATTATGTGATCAACTTTTTAAATAATTTTAAAAATCATCCTTTAAATCAAAGCACAGATACAGAAGCTTTAGTTAATTATATTGAAAAAGGAAAAACTGAAGAATTAAAAATATGGGATGTTTCTTTAATAAATATATCAAACAATAAAAATTATACATTTAAAAATGGTTTTAAGACGGGAAAGATTAGAAGGAATGCACCTCAAGAAGATGATGTATTAGTTATTAGTGGTAAAAATCATAGAGTAGGACAACCAAGCGATGAAAAAATAGGTTTAACTCCTGACGATATTCAAAAAGCCACTGAATTTGCAATAAGCCTTAAAAAAGACAAACTAAAAGGAGATGGTTTATCTGATGAAGAAATAGAAGAACATTTAATTAAAGTAAAACCTATTGGTAATCATTACAGAGAATTTAGAAAAAAACCATTATTAATTTTATATATCATTGAAGTTAAAGATTCAGAAAAATTTAAAAATGTTCCTGCTTATGCTATAAGTTTTCCAAAAATTTCTAATGGAGATTCTTGTGATGGTAACAGAAAAGGTTTATATAAAGTAAATCAAAAATGGTGGGAGGAATATATTAAACCTTATTGGGATGAATTTGAAGAAATTGAGGAAGAAAATGACAAATAA
- a CDS encoding ATP-binding protein, translated as MHSIRLLPKASSLIESLRDIGYSFESAIADIIDNSITANAKNIKIYFDFYDQKLSIAIIDDGIGMNKDELIEAMRPGSQNPLDDRDENDLGRFGLGLKTASFSQCRKLTVISSNYSINVAAQWDLDYVAETEDWSLKLLEDDEINNIYKIESLNKHGTLVLWEETDRIIDTTVTSLTEDIVYEKINLLQKHLELVFHRFLKGKDKINIYINDLQLKPFDPFHINHPATQELSEESIQIDNKKIIIRPYILPHYTKVSVHEYDYYAGEGGYLKNQGFYVYRNKRLLISGTWFRLIPQSEMFKLARIQIDLPNSLDYLWKIDVKKSYASPPSIIRERLKKIIDKIAGSSSRIYKSRGTKAISTDVAFWERITARGKIRYLINKEHPLIKNFIKELSTEQKHNLNEILDLISSFFPKDVLYSDLGNNPKEVNLDNGISDLELEEKAIVLYENNIFKLENIDVLNKMEPFNKYTKDWKEFFDNKLEEGNIK; from the coding sequence TTGCATTCAATTAGACTATTACCTAAAGCATCTTCACTTATTGAGTCTTTGAGAGATATAGGTTATTCATTTGAGAGTGCTATTGCTGATATTATTGATAATAGTATTACAGCTAATGCTAAAAATATCAAAATTTATTTTGACTTTTATGATCAAAAATTGTCAATTGCTATTATTGATGATGGTATTGGTATGAACAAAGATGAATTAATAGAAGCTATGAGACCTGGAAGTCAAAATCCATTAGATGATAGAGATGAAAATGATTTAGGACGATTTGGATTAGGTTTAAAAACTGCTTCATTTTCACAATGTAGAAAACTTACGGTAATCTCTTCAAATTATTCAATAAATGTTGCAGCACAATGGGATTTAGACTATGTTGCAGAAACTGAAGATTGGTCTTTAAAATTGTTAGAAGATGATGAGATAAATAATATTTATAAAATTGAATCATTGAATAAACATGGAACTTTAGTTTTATGGGAAGAAACAGATAGAATTATTGATACTACTGTAACTTCCCTAACTGAAGATATAGTTTATGAAAAGATTAATTTACTTCAAAAACATTTAGAATTAGTTTTTCATAGGTTTTTAAAAGGTAAAGATAAAATAAATATTTATATCAATGATTTACAGCTAAAACCTTTTGATCCTTTTCATATAAATCATCCTGCAACTCAAGAATTATCAGAAGAATCAATACAAATTGATAATAAAAAAATAATAATTAGACCATATATCTTACCTCATTATACAAAAGTATCAGTACATGAGTATGATTATTATGCAGGAGAAGGTGGTTATTTAAAAAATCAAGGCTTTTATGTTTATAGAAACAAAAGATTATTGATTTCAGGTACTTGGTTTAGATTAATTCCACAATCAGAAATGTTTAAGCTAGCACGAATTCAAATTGATTTACCAAATAGTTTAGATTACTTATGGAAAATTGATGTAAAAAAATCTTATGCTTCTCCTCCATCGATAATTAGAGAAAGACTAAAAAAAATTATAGATAAAATTGCTGGTAGTTCCTCAAGAATTTATAAGTCTAGAGGCACAAAAGCTATTTCAACAGATGTTGCTTTTTGGGAACGGATAACAGCCCGAGGGAAAATAAGATATTTAATAAATAAAGAACATCCTTTGATTAAAAATTTTATTAAAGAACTAAGTACTGAACAAAAACATAATTTAAATGAGATATTAGACTTGATATCAAGCTTTTTCCCAAAAGATGTATTATATTCAGATTTAGGGAATAATCCTAAAGAAGTAAATTTAGACAATGGTATTTCAGATTTAGAGTTAGAAGAAAAGGCAATAGTTTTATATGAAAATAATATCTTTAAATTGGAAAATATAGATGTTCTCAATAAAATGGAACCTTTCAATAAATATACAAAAGATTGGAAAGAATTTTTTGATAATAAGCTAGAAGAAGGCAATATTAAATGA
- the ovoA gene encoding 5-histidylcysteine sulfoxide synthase has protein sequence MQKNLITKNIALKFDDTSAKRAEIREYFLKTYTLFEKQFEIFTDDSVFYEKPEPLRHQLIFYFGHTATFFMNKLLLGKQIQKRINPTFESIFSIGVDEMSWDDLDKVEYNWPSVDDVRVYREAVKKVVLDYIDSVNFSSPIGWDSPMWVILMGIEHERIHIETSSVLHRQLDSAKVKEHPDFPICEDISTQYPQNELLSVKGKTVKLGKERELFDFYGWDNEYGTYKEEVEDFKASKYLVSNGEYLEFVRDGGYENDSYWSDEGKQWKAYKNAKFPTFWIKDGEDFQYKSITKVLPLPLNWPVDVNFLEAEAFCNYKSQKLNKNITLPNEAMYRCLVDACKIANEPQVDANLNFEHFTSSTPVDRFKQGKFYDVIGNVWQWTTTPIDGFEGFQVHPLYDDFSVPTFDTRHNIMKGGSWASTGNEVLTNSRYAFRRHFFQHAGFRYVQSNYTNTFDKLYYEKDEIISQYCEFHYGDEHFGVKNFAKKIAEIAEKYAINKGSVLDIGCSVGRTSFELCKTFERVTGIDFSARFINVAQSLKENGFLRYEKKIEGDIKEQKEITLKDLGLDRVDFNKLEFWQGDACNLKPHFEHYDMIVAINLLDRLYNPKLFLQDVSKRLNDEGIFIVASPFTWSEEYVKKENWLGGKVENGKAIYSQDRLSEILQEHFEPLSEPFDVAFVIQEHVRKFQHTLSKFSVWKKKKGA, from the coding sequence ATGCAAAAAAACTTAATAACAAAAAATATCGCACTAAAATTTGACGATACCTCCGCAAAAAGAGCAGAAATTAGAGAATACTTTTTGAAGACGTATACTCTCTTTGAAAAGCAATTTGAGATCTTTACAGATGATAGCGTCTTTTACGAAAAACCCGAACCCCTCAGGCATCAATTAATCTTTTATTTTGGACACACCGCCACTTTTTTTATGAATAAATTACTCCTTGGCAAACAGATACAAAAACGCATCAATCCTACTTTTGAATCGATTTTTTCCATCGGTGTCGATGAGATGAGTTGGGATGATTTGGACAAGGTAGAATACAATTGGCCGAGTGTTGATGACGTGCGCGTGTATCGAGAAGCGGTCAAGAAAGTTGTGCTTGATTACATCGACTCCGTGAATTTCTCCTCTCCTATCGGATGGGATAGCCCCATGTGGGTCATCTTGATGGGCATCGAACATGAGCGCATCCATATCGAGACTTCTTCAGTGTTGCACCGACAACTCGATAGCGCCAAAGTCAAAGAGCATCCTGATTTTCCAATTTGTGAAGACATCAGCACCCAATATCCCCAAAATGAACTTCTTAGTGTCAAAGGCAAAACAGTAAAACTGGGTAAAGAAAGAGAGCTATTTGATTTTTATGGCTGGGACAATGAATACGGCACTTATAAAGAAGAAGTCGAAGATTTTAAAGCTTCAAAATACTTGGTTAGCAATGGTGAATACCTGGAATTTGTGCGTGATGGCGGGTATGAAAATGATAGCTATTGGAGTGATGAGGGCAAACAATGGAAAGCGTACAAAAATGCGAAATTCCCCACATTTTGGATCAAAGATGGCGAAGATTTTCAATACAAAAGCATCACCAAAGTCCTGCCTTTGCCTCTGAATTGGCCCGTTGATGTGAACTTCCTCGAAGCCGAAGCATTTTGCAATTACAAAAGTCAAAAGCTTAACAAAAACATCACACTCCCCAATGAAGCGATGTATCGATGTCTCGTTGATGCTTGCAAGATCGCAAACGAACCTCAAGTCGATGCCAATCTAAACTTTGAGCATTTTACCTCATCCACTCCGGTTGACAGATTTAAACAGGGAAAATTTTATGATGTTATAGGCAATGTTTGGCAGTGGACAACCACTCCAATCGATGGCTTTGAAGGGTTTCAAGTCCATCCGCTTTATGATGATTTCTCTGTGCCAACATTTGATACCAGACACAATATCATGAAAGGAGGCTCTTGGGCTAGCACGGGCAATGAAGTGCTCACCAACAGCCGCTACGCATTTAGACGACACTTCTTTCAACATGCCGGATTTCGCTATGTACAAAGCAATTACACCAATACTTTTGATAAATTATATTATGAAAAAGATGAAATCATCTCGCAGTATTGTGAGTTTCACTATGGGGATGAGCACTTTGGTGTCAAAAATTTTGCTAAAAAGATTGCCGAGATTGCCGAGAAATATGCCATCAACAAGGGAAGCGTTTTAGATATCGGCTGTAGTGTCGGGCGAACTTCGTTTGAATTGTGCAAAACGTTTGAGCGCGTGACGGGCATCGACTTTAGTGCCAGATTTATCAATGTCGCCCAATCTTTGAAAGAAAACGGATTTTTAAGATATGAGAAGAAAATCGAAGGCGATATCAAAGAACAAAAAGAGATCACGTTAAAGGATTTGGGACTAGATCGAGTTGATTTTAACAAACTGGAATTTTGGCAAGGCGATGCGTGCAATCTCAAACCGCACTTTGAGCATTATGATATGATCGTTGCCATCAACTTGCTTGATCGGTTGTACAACCCAAAACTCTTCTTACAAGATGTCTCAAAAAGACTCAATGATGAGGGGATTTTCATCGTAGCAAGCCCTTTTACTTGGAGTGAGGAGTATGTCAAAAAAGAAAATTGGCTTGGAGGAAAAGTGGAAAATGGCAAAGCGATTTACTCACAAGATAGGCTCAGTGAAATCTTACAAGAACATTTTGAGCCATTAAGCGAGCCTTTTGATGTCGCCTTTGTCATACAAGAACATGTGAGAAAATTCCAACACACACTGAGTAAATTTTCGGTTTGGAAAAAGAAAAAAGGCGCCTAA
- a CDS encoding YceI family protein: protein MKKIRVFLMIIAMASTLFASHYNLDKTHSHVSFKVKHMMISTVEGQFNKFDGSFVYDEKTKKLISIKGTAQTASIDTKVLKRDNHLRSADFFDATKYPTLSFVSDKIQGDKVSGKLTMHGVTKEVTFKLNVAGTITDPWGNVRTGLTLSGEVNRKDYGLMWNKAMEAGGVLVGDDIKINIGLEGIKTN, encoded by the coding sequence ATGAAGAAGATAAGAGTATTTTTGATGATAATCGCGATGGCTAGTACGCTGTTTGCGAGTCATTATAATTTGGACAAAACCCATTCACACGTCTCATTCAAAGTCAAACACATGATGATATCTACAGTAGAAGGTCAGTTTAATAAATTTGACGGGAGTTTTGTTTATGATGAAAAAACCAAGAAACTCATCTCTATAAAAGGAACAGCCCAAACCGCTTCAATCGATACCAAAGTTCTCAAAAGAGACAATCACTTACGAAGTGCCGATTTCTTTGATGCGACCAAATATCCTACGTTGAGTTTTGTATCGGATAAGATTCAAGGGGATAAAGTCTCCGGAAAGTTGACGATGCACGGCGTGACCAAAGAAGTGACTTTTAAACTCAATGTTGCAGGAACCATCACCGACCCTTGGGGCAATGTCAGAACGGGATTGACACTAAGTGGTGAAGTGAATAGAAAAGATTACGGCTTGATGTGGAATAAAGCAATGGAGGCCGGTGGCGTCCTTGTCGGAGATGATATTAAGATTAATATCGGATTAGAAGGTATCAAAACCAACTAA